From Mya arenaria isolate MELC-2E11 chromosome 1, ASM2691426v1, a single genomic window includes:
- the LOC128235811 gene encoding probable proline iminopeptidase, with the protein MVRRKELIWLYQEGASYIFPDEFELFVKPVPEVERRDVMSAYYRRLTCDDTNVQRKVAKAWSRWEVSTLNLYLDQAKLLWAEDDPTALQVTRIECHYFVHGAFFEKDEWILANIDKIRHIPTTIIQGRYDIMCPAVTAWDLYKVIPEADFHLVPDAGHTTKEPGIQTQLLDACDKYKHL; encoded by the exons ATGGTCAGAAG AAAGGAGTTGATTTGGTTATATCAGGAGGGAGCCAGTTACATCTTTCCGGATGAGTTTGAATTATTTGTGAAACCAGTCCCTgag GTGGAGCGACGTGACGTCATGAGTGCATATTACCGGCGGCTCACGTGCGATGACACAAATGTGCAACGTAAGGTCGCCAAGGCGTGGAGTCGTTGGGAGGTGTCCACATTGAATCTTTATCTCGACCAAGCCAAACTGCTGTGGGCGGAGGACGATCCAACTGCACTTCAAGTCACCAGGATTGAGTG CCATTACTTTGTCCATGGTGCCTTCTTTGAGAAAGATGAATGGATTCTTGCAAACATTGACAAGATCAGACACATTCCGACTACAATCATTCAGGGCCGTTATGATATCATGTGCCCTGCAGTTACTGCCTGGGATCTGTATAAG GTGATCCCTGAAGCAGACTTCCACTTGGTACCAGACGCTGGACATACCACCAAGGAGCCCGGTATACAGACACAACTGCTGGACGCATGTGATAAATACAAACACCTATGA